In Miscanthus floridulus cultivar M001 chromosome 8, ASM1932011v1, whole genome shotgun sequence, the sequence GCTTCCCACATTTATTGTTTTTGTTCAACATGGGTTTTCAGGGATACTGCAAGACATGTAGAGCAACTAGTAGTTTTTGGAGGATTTACAGACACCCAATTTTTGGAAAAGAGTTTGGTAAAACAATTCAATGAATTGGAAGTTAGGTGAGTCATTTTATAACTTAGAAATTTGTACCAGTTATATGTTCTCCATTGCTTGAGTTTGATATTTCATCTATCGTACTTGTTTTGACTAACATTGTTGTTACTTGAACATTCAATATTTTATCATGTCTTTGTATTTTCACTTTCCACAGTAAAAAATTCAAATGTGTTGCTCCTTGCCTTTGGCTAACGTTGTTTATGCTGCACTTACCACTTCTGTTGTCATCCATTTCAGCTTGAAGGAGGCTTTCTTGATGCCATTTACCACTATCTCTTCGCAGATACAATGTCAAGGATTGCTTCCTTTATACCCTGTTACATCATCAGTTACCTTGTCATCATCCTGCATGCCAACATCAATATCATTTTATAAGGTTCATGTTCTCTTTAGTGATTTTTGACAAGTGCTCATCATTACCTGCATCCTGTACGCACCATGTTCATAAAGTAAAGCATACTCATTAAGTTATTATTTGCTACTATGCCTGTCTGGAACTCATGTACATACCTTGCATCGATGATGATGCTTGTTCTTCATAATTTGTAACCATCGTTACTTAAAAAACAGGATGAAGATTCATCGCATGAGGAATCCTCCTATAGCTTGACTGACTATGTATGCTTCAAGATACCTGATGGATCATTAAATAAAAGAAATTGCATCGGTGTGATAAAGGACTCTGGTAACTGTTGTACTGCCCTCAGCATGACGTCCCTATCAGGTTTTCTGTTGCATATACCTGACGAATATGAGTGTGTTGACCTGTCACTTTATAAGGTACTCATGTTGTATCTGTTCAGACAATATTCCAGTTTTTGCACAATACTTGGCATAGCTTGCAAAAATAATAATTACCCATTTTTCAAACAGGACAACCAGGTAGTTTTACTACTGAGTGAAACGTCTTGTTCTGATAGCCCTGCAAAATCTTGGATGGTGATGTTGCAGACAGAGAACTTTTCCTTTATGCCACTCCCAGGAACATTCCCTGCAAATATTTACAGTTTGCAAAAACTAGTGGTAATAATTCTTGTTTCCTCTATGTTTGATCTCCTGCTATATACTTAATTTCATAGCAGCTCTCTATATAATCATCAGTGATGTCTTCGAATTGATGTACTAGCAACAACTTAATTTTGTGCTATTTTATTACTCGTTAGTAATTATGACCTTACCTTTTCTGTTAAATGGAAATGGTATATTTTCTGCTTTCCTGTCACGACACTTTGTTGTTGTCACAAAATAATGGAaatggctttgttgttgttgttgttgtcacgACACTTGCAGGCACTAGATCTGCAATTGGACACAGATTATGGGAAAGTTCGTAGCATACCTCACACAGTATCTACTCCACTCGCAGTCAGTGGTATGTCGAGCATGAACTTTCTATGTAGGAATCTTATTTGTCATTACAATATAGATATATAGTGTAACTCCTGTCGCCTTCCTTCTCTGATCGTTTTATGCAGCATCAAGAGGAGTAGCCTGTGTCTTTTCATCTCGGAGGCATGCCTTGGTTTATATccttgatgaggatgaggaagaggagggggatgAAATTTCTGATATGGAGTGATTATTATCCAATTTCTTCACCGTCAGCTCAGCCATTTGAGTGAAAAGAATTCAGCTTCAGCATTGTCTGCTGTCTTGTTGCGCTGGAGGCAGAAGCCCGGAGATAGCAATATGTACGGAAACGTTCTCTCTCGTTTTCACGGCAATGCAGTGTATGCTCGGGTTCTGAAGCTACGTCAGCGTGTTAACAGGTGCGCAGCCGCTTTTAGGGCTTATTAAACAGTCATCCAGATGTGTGGGCACTGCATGTTGGACTCCATCGTGGTTATCTGGAAATCGTGCAAAATGGGAAATGGTGTCGTGATATCTTTGATTTAATCACTCATTTCTGATCGCGTTGTGTTATAATGAGTATTTGTGTAGTTGTGTTACAAATCTAGAGGTAAGGTCAACGTGCAAAAGAGTCTCTCAAATCTTGATGGTTACTAGGGCTGATATGTAAAAAGAAGACATTTTATGTTCATTCTTTTATCGTTCGAGCTACTAATGTACTCTCTTCGTCCAGAAAAGAATATAATTATGAGATCCGTGTCGATCAAAATAgctaagtttgatcaagtttatagcaaatagtattaatatttatgtctccaaataaatttattataaaaatatattttatgattaaTTAAATGATACTAATTTTGTATCAAGagtgttagtatttttttatataattttggttaAAGTTTAAACTGATTGACTTCTTGAGATgcgagaattgtattcttttgtgcACTTCTGGTTGGAGGGAGTACTTACTTGGTAAAATACATTGTTTAAACTTGTCTTGCACCGTCTCCTAGCTCTAAACTAGGCCCTATGCAGTAATTTCATAGGACATAGCAATTTTATAAGAATCTTTTCAATTTCATAAAAAAGCGTAGGatcctgtcgatgcgggacccataggataccccgcaaaggacagagaagatctagtctaactaggattcttcccctgtaattttagtagtataactattaagcaatcctactaggatatctcattataaaccgactaggactctggcctcctgactatataaaggagggcagggctcctaagacagggagaacaattgtacaacacaacacttgagaatcaatccaacgcaaaggctaaggccgactggacgtaaggttattactcgatctacgatcgagggcctgaaccaggataaatcgactgtgtcttgcgttaaccatcgtgttcggcatacgccgaagcccgaacatactgccccgggtacccccgtgacaggctatcggtgataaaacatcgacagctggcaagaagattagaactcgacagctcagaagaagtcagaataaacgctacccttcaatcagccagatacctacaaggtttaagacggcactacaacaaaagtacccaacctcgatcactacaagtcggagacttagtgctaagaaggatacaaaagactgatggacgacataagctactcagtccttgggaaggcccgttcattgtcacaaaagtcaccggacccggcacatacaagttaatgaccgaagatggaaaagaagtcagcaatacatggcacatcagccagctaagaagattccatgcgtaaaaacaactcagggAAAAGCAGACATGCAAGCCACAAAGGACCTATgttcacaatcaacgaaagacaatactcttcaaaaacatatgtattagtttatactcatgatcaataaagatgatattcatccacagcacgtcttgtcatgacttccaacgagttgttttcacgaaacaaaaaagcaaaatggctgaaaatatgcctgagcattccggccgagagcaaaatagctgaaaagacgcttgagctcgccgatgagggtagctaaaagctaacacccgaaacaaaaaagcaacatggctgaaaacatgcctgagcatcccggccgagagcaaaatagctgaaaagacgcttgagcccgccgatgagggtagccaaaagctaacacccgaaacaaaaagcaaaatggctgaaaacatgcctgagcattccggccgagagcaaaatagctgaaaagatgcttgagcccgccgatgagggtagctaaaagctaacacccgaaacaaaaagtaaaatggctgaaaacatgcctgagcatcccggccgagagcaaaatagctgaaaagatgcttgagcccgccgatgagggtagctaaaagctaacacccgaaacaaaaagcaaaatggctgaaaacatgcctgagcattccggccgagagcaaaatagctgaaaagacgcttgagctcgccgatgagggtagctaaaaagctaacacccgaaacaaaaagcaaatgaACCAAGCCGACCAAAAtctaacttcaaaagaccctccagcacttcgttccgaaaagcaagaggctcgggggctacaaccagatggaggtacttcttcttcaaaaaagcacaagcaccactcaagaaagcactcggatgccgaagtttatcAAAGCtgcattctataccgagtcgttttacatagtgcGGGCGAAAGGTTGCTAACacgaagatctacatctaacaaagtcatcacacggacaaagcactcaacGAATCACAAAGGAAcgataaaagaaaagtacccgacAAATCAAGGGGCCCCGTAAGAATAACACATAGAGCCGTTTTGCGGAGCATAGACGAGAACGGAacaaggtactcaacaagtcaaataacttcaaccgcacccaagcaaagaatacatcaacaagaataaagaatcttcatttaaaaaggagtttaatattacaaggggatgctcaagcgagtcaggcattgtcatcagagaGGGAAAGGTCAATATTTAAACCATCTACaatcctactggctagatcttcgacctcgggctccatcttttcaacggcgtcaagatattcttggctttcagcttcttccgctatcttggagagaggcgcctccggagcaaggacccggacctgggccagcacatttttggtacatacttgggcgcacctcttcgcgaactcttggaaacgagtcggaatccgaggaatgaactgcgcccaagattgcccgtcatccgccgaAGTCCGGAGGACGTCGGCtaccgaacgaaaagatttccacaaggcattccaattctcggtagccgtcgccagcttcccagataggccttcaatggttttttgggcctgcacaagatctctgtcagctccacgcctaatcagcctagcaagggcgagttcttcctcagcgtgagtatttacctcctcagctctattatgactagaacggacaagggccttcatttcatcaatactctccgagagcttttgtttctcaacccggagagctagaacagaacaccaaagaacaagtcagcagaaaaagaagtcaaaatacaagaagaaacaggcagaacccgcggcacctttgctttcattcttcgcagactccaccgcagcatctctctgtttctccgtctccacaacccgggcgcgaagggctttctcctccttttggtgcaactggcgctccgtctccaactcagcccggagaaggtcaagatcggctttcagagcgtctacctccgaagacaacttcctctcattttcagatgagaaaaagaagccagaatgatcacgagaaaaagactgagcagaaagaggcaaagagaaacggggcgtaaggatagaagaaaaacaagcatgcaaaagaaaaGTGGCAGAAAaatttacctggagcttttcaccaaaagaagtcgcgagggtcgacaagctcccccaggctgcggtcagctccgataaccgatgagtggcatcgaattgttgcaccacatcatcggaCAGGGAAGGGCCGCCGGAGGtaaaagaaggggaaagagaagccggctggggcgaagcaggagcgaccagagcaacctccagggaagccggagccaaatccccagaagaacccggcgcgacggccacagttacctccggagcgaccaagcccgcaactccgccaggaagctctgaagcccccgccgcgacttcatcaacagaatgatgtgagtctcgaggctcagaactcgttggcacagcgggaagcagagaagaagtcggtggagaagttagagaagacgaagcactgaaaagtgataaaaggaagcaccaataagaaccagaggaaggaagataaaagacaAAAAGGCgaagcaagaatctactcacccgactacttttttccttgcgaagccaagagaaggcctcgcagggggaaccacgacggcgaagacgtccccgtcacccagcgacgggagcgggacagccgacaacggagccacggaagaagccggagccggagccgtggaagaactccgcaccagaGGAGCAATACAGCTCGGGGCAGAAGAAACTAAAGAACTCGACCCCGGAGCTTCGGAAGAAGTCGGCGTGAGAGCATCGGaaaaactcacacccgacctccgattacttcaaaaaagttcaagactaagattaaaaacaaagaggaaaaactcaatgcgacaagaatatgaaaaacaactcaccgccgcgtgataaggggaacttcatcatcctcttcttcctcagccagcgaaaccagagcacccgctgaaaaagagatgaaaagtactcagttcaagagagaaacatgaaaataaaagaacaaagaagtactaaatgtgctcacctaagagcatgctagcaacaactggagtacctgaaggagtacttggtttgcgaggcttcttggagacaggcaagccagatgaagacccgtccatccgccccctcttcgggacgctgcgaggtccgcgagggactagacgaggaacatactcttcatatagatCATCAGATCCGAAAgataccccaggaagggctgtaaaagtttgagacttactaattacaGAAGTACCGGCTAGATGATCCCCGGcctccgccacagcagggagaacatcaaggcggATCGGATCAACGAAGTTCCGACCAAGCACCTAcgaaaaaagacaaaacaccaagacaaagaaAAACTAAGCAACAACGGACGCacaaagagtacataaagaactcaaataaaagaaaaaggaggatagacaactcacagctgggggcgggttgttggccgagtactcagggacagcaggaggaatgacgctcactcctttcagcattttctggagacgctcgagtacctcctcaccggtcagctcaagagctgggaccatgcgcgaagaatcctcagccccagaatactcaaagccgagatgtccccgctctttcaagggctgaacccgacgacgaagaaaacttgagacaataccaaagccggccAATCCTTGCTGTTTCAGCGTACTAATCCTATCAAAGAGAGGTTGGATCGCCTGAATTTCAGCAGGAGACTCAAGCTTTTTGTCCCACCGGTCGTTcgccacaggaccggatccggagtggacaacaagagaagggatcaaattggcagcgtaaaaccactcggcgcgccaatccttgacagaatcgaccaggtcataatcaaaaaacttgattttgagaccctggcgaaactgaatcccgcaaccgccaaggacactggtttcctcgcggcggggttgaggtttcaggcgaaagaaaaaacgaaaaagagatagagaaggaggaatcccaaggaaggcttcacaaagatggacaaaaacagaaagatggagaacggcattgggggttagatggttcaaactaaccccgaaatacccaagaaactgatgaaggaagacagaagcaggGAGACAGAGACCAGCGCGGACAAAagagacaaaaaggacaatctcaccaggacccagggccggaacccgatgctcacccgaaactctccattcagcgatgactttgtcctagatcaagccatcactaacgagctcgcgcagctggtcttcgctggttgttggagccggccaaaccttctgagctgccctcatggccacgaactcctggttttcgatcaaagaaagcgacgactcctcgtccacaaaggtcgcctgagatttgcttgcggtcttcttctttcccatgaattggtggaagcaacaaaggcgctaaggaggatgAAGCTAGAACGATGGAGCTCGAGCGataacgacaatgacggcggcggttttctgagaactagggtttaaaggaaagagctgggtgacaagggaaagaagataaaaggtctttaaatagatttctcagtgatacaaacggcccataaggcccgttaaagcacatcgTGGGAaaacaacggtccatttaccgacgcagctaaaacgacggagggcacgaatccacacaacggtacgaaCCAACggacagatttcagacttatccgcgcaGCAACACAGCAGAGTTATCAGATGACCACAggaacaactcgttgaaccaagaagaaagaaagggctacctcacgagtaacaaaagaacccggttatgtaagaaagaactcggtagtcccatgaatgacagggatcacaacagaagagtcaaagacaactcagaagacaagattcgttacattacaagcaacttcaaaaatagaagattacaaaacctacaagacccaacgaactcggcaccacgaaaagcaaagtagcaaagaggaacacggacacgactaggctctggaacgactacgtgtcccaaattgctactcggaaggacagaccgccatcagctacactgttttcttcaaaggacgaacgcagtgcatccaaggcggaaatcggcagcacggcagggcaacatggagcagagaaggccggcgggcatctgtctacccaagaccgatgtgatgctggatatgatgttgatctgcaccggacggtctcaagacaggcgacgaggatcaacccggaactgccggatgaaggaacgaagcccacatcacaagacttcctccaactaccaccacgtacatcctggcacaatgctgtcgcgggattagcctacctctaatccctatcacaagacttcctccagctacgacaagacacacaggaactacaaaatacgcccgggggctgctctacttcacaaactaccatgttcacaaccaagaaggtttcaacagaatgtccaatggatgaaaacaagcactccgggacggtatttataggccaaaggatcggcgcacatggaccaggagcaccaacgaaataagcccaacaaaggacacagtgaaaagacaggactcaataatggatgactcaggcgagaagaaacagtactcgaagacgggcatattcggaagaatatactagcacagtacaacccgtgaacaaaaggcatttacgctcaaccaccacaatacaactacatctggcaacagcagactatcaaagaatacgccaagacctcgcatccgagttcttcctgaaacaaaaagaacccggacataagctcggaggctacatgccgcgaaactactcggataacgaaataatccaagtctcggggactacttcagaacacaaattcttcaaacaacataaaagatcaagaccctccaactttttgttccaaatagcaagaggatcgggagctacactcagtgagtgcactttttcctcgaaaaagcgcacgtcaccaaaagattttctcaacgcagatcacttcaagacattacgacaaaaagaacccggaacgatccATATTCGAGCTCTttttaaaacttcaacgaacaatcagagcaacttcaagacaagatcctccagctccttgttccaaatagcaagaggctcgggggctacaactagatggatgtattttttcttcaaaaagcactcgcgactcaaagatcccaagaagcgctataaggtttcactccagaaagcactcggatgacattttgttcctactcaacaagacttgaaggagcagagcgagactttcagagctcaaccatgaagtgctcgggggcttgtcgatgcgggacccataggataccccgcaaaggacagagaagatctagtctaactaggattcttcccctgtaatcttagtagtataactattaagcaatcctactaggatatctcattataaaccgactaggactctggcctcctgactatataaaggagggcagggctcctaagacagggagaacaattgtacaacacaacacttgagaatcaatccaacgcaaaggctaaggccgactggacgtaaggttattactcgatctacgatcgagggcctgaaccaggataaatcgactgtgtcttgcgttaaccatcgtgttcggcatacgccgaagcccgaacatactgccccgggtgcccccgtggcaggctatcggtgataaAACATCGACAGATCCAAAGAAAAAAAAGTGCGTATTTTAAACGGCTCACTTTATACTAGCCTACTGTCTGCATGTGCCACGTACGCAAGCGTGGCAGTTGGCACATTGAGAATCCAACCCTTTGTTGCCACTAGCGGACTAGCCATCAGATCTTCAATCCTTCAGGGTATACCAGTCTACTGCCCACATGTGCCACGTACGCAGAATCCAACACATTTGTCAATTGTCATTAGTCATCAAACCTTCAATCCTTCGGGGACtctttagggcagtcccaatggtgcattgatgatggtttctatcctcattaaatgacttgccatgtaggcaaaacgctgacatggcaacgtaattaatgaagaaagagagcaaaaatcatagaaatggtttcttcatgaagaaaccaggtctactcttgacccaatgcaccaagaaaccatgaaatcgccattggggagaaaccaccagtttctagagagctcgtgtcgcactcccattggaggaaaatatagagttgggagagagaaagagaaaatagttattactcatagaaaccatgggttggaaagcagtacttttttggtgcgatatcctatgttatagaaactactagtttcttttattgggactgcccttagaaCACGCGAGAAAAAAATTTAGTGGACCCTTCATATTAGGTGGCAGGTTGGTGTGCCATTGACCAATGAAAGAGAGGAGATTGATGAAACCGGAGAGGTATCGCACTGCTAGGTGGACTCTTCATATTCGGTGGCACACTGGCGTGCCACATAGACGATTACAAAAGTGACCATGAACGTTACGActctgttcgttggt encodes:
- the LOC136470677 gene encoding WEB family protein At1g12150-like, producing MCFNGPYGPFVLGRNFVDPIRLDVLPAVAEAGDHLAGTSPASLSPSFTSGGPSLSDDVVQQFDATHRLSELTAAWGSLSTLATSFGEKLQSFSRDHSGFFFSSENERKLSSEVDALKADLDLLRAELETERQLHQKEEKALRARVVETEKQRDAAVESAKNESKALRVEKQKLSESIDEMKALVRSSHNRAEEAQKTIEGLSGKLATATENWNALWKSFRSVADVLRTSADDGQSWAQFIPRIPTRFQEFAKRCAQVCTKNVLAQVRVLAPEAPLSKIAEEAESQEYLDAVEKMEPEVEDLASRIVDGLNIDLSLSDDNA